One Glycine soja cultivar W05 chromosome 7, ASM419377v2, whole genome shotgun sequence genomic window, ataaataatCATCCACTCATATAATAATTGTCACTCTAGAGtatatagtttttaatattagatCCGAAGATTGGTCAGATCCGGTACGTCAAAGGAAAATCGACCAAATGACCAGTTTTCTGAAGTCAAGTCACTGAACTTAAACTCCGAGAAAACACCCACCATGAACCATCACCATGGACTATGGTGGGAGGCACAAATTAACAATCATTGAACGAAGAATGATTAATTGGAGGCTGGAGCTAGGTACGAAAGTCTTTGATCGTAATGATAGTGTAGAAAGTGAGAATATTCTTTTGTtggtttctttttaaaaaaaaaaaaacgcatgattatttagtatttttaaaaattattattattattattaaaaataagctCTAATTCAATCGCAACttagaaaaaacaattattttgcattaatgtttttaaaatttattttttctctgttCAAATTGagacatttatatattttttacttatttacttaaattaattatgatattttagtaatttaaatttgtttcattaatataattcagtttactataatttaaaaattgacttaatttaagaaaaatattattacattgtACGAAATATTTgtacaaataataattaatgtgatgaatttaattaaaatgcaatTTGCACTACCAATTCccaatcatatataattaaaatagtttttatgattaaaactgAATAAAACAATCTTAATCATTTGAGTATGGTTGCGTATTTAAGATTATGACTCTTCTCACCCTTACGCTCTCACTATATATGCTTCCACAAATGCCAAATATATGAAaagacaacaaaaatatatttatataatgagTTTGATAGTAATatagtttataaaattattaaattaaatcactcataatttttatttttttcatgatttttttttatattttccacTTCACAAATGATAAATCACATGACGTTCATTTCAAAATCTTATCCATCACCAATCATAGACCACAAGATAATTTATGATTCATTAGTaatatgtttattaaatataaaaccaTACAAATTTATGCTAACATAGTCTAGTAAATCATTAGACTAAAtcagttgtgttttttttttctttgtatagttgtttttatttctttcaggatttttgtttatttttttttatactaatataatatttttttaatctaaaataaataaaaaatattgtgctAACAttgaaagtatttattatataaagctAACTAGTAGTTGAAAGTTAgaagttgaaaaattagtttattaaattataagtattcaaTCAAAGTAGTTATTTAAATAgttgaaaaattagtttattaaattataagtattcaaTCAAAGTAGttattgataataaaataataaaattaaaatttatttaaaaagaataactaaaaaattaaataaatttattaaatataaaaatgagaaaatataaaaaactaaaagttaatattttaaaaaatattatttcaagccGTGTTTGTACAAacactaaaagataattaaacaagtttttaagttaataaaaaagtaaaaattaattaaaatttattattatatatttataaagctttagacaaaaattaaaaattattttttttgtctaaatcaTAAATATCCTCCACGTGCTTGATGGtcacaattttattaattaaattgttatCCCACTTATTCTGATTGTGATCATATTGATTTGTCAATCAAATTATACAAACTcaatttaattcaattcaaaattttagtcaaataagaaaatgaatttATCGAAACTAAGACCAACCCGACccttaattataatcataaaattatcatattgcATTTGATTTGTAAACTACTCGGACTAAAATAGGAGTCGTAGTTAAATTATCAATGTTATATTTAGacgaacaaaatgaaaaaaaaaaaaaacaaaaattcattttcttctattaaatttaaagaaaatggcaaaaacacaaactttaaaattaaataaaataaaagaatcttTTAACCTGTCATTCTCTTTTGACTGTACAAGGTATGGTACATATCAGATATTACGTCGACACTCGACAGTGTTGTGTGTCATGTCACCTCTGCAAACTCTGCCGCAGCGTAAATTCCTCCTCAATCTCAGACTCATTCCAATTTCGATTTCACGTTGTCGCTGCCATCAACTCACCGAGTCACACTCTCCACGTTGTTCTACGTCTAACTCGGTCATGGAGCTGCACACTCCTACAACGCTTCCTTTCTTCTCTCTACTCAGAATCCTCTTGAACGACAATATACGACTCACCGGCGAACGAAACGATGACTCCGATTCACACCCATCCTCGCACCCCAAGGTCTCGATATGCAACGaagtagcagcagcagaagaagaagcacccACCGGTCCAGACCGGTTCACCTCTTCTCGAACCGGTTCGGTCTCGCACACAATAACAGCCACCTCGGATCGGGTTTCTCGCTCGGGCATAGCCTCCACGGTTTCCCTGCAAAGCGGACACGTGGCATGAGACTGAAACCACACATCGATGCACTCAGTATGGAAACTGTGATTGCATTTGGGCAAGACCCGACCCGTTTCCCCGTTCTCGAACTCCGATAAACAAACCGCGCATTCCGTTGGGTTGTTCGCGGCGGAGAAGGTGAACACCGGGAGCGTGGAGATCACGGAGGGGTGGAGCCCCCGCCTGGTGAGGGCAATGCGGGCTGCGGGGTCCATGTAGAACACGAACCGCGGGCGGTTACTGCGGCGGAGATGTTGCCGGCGGCGAGCGTTTACGAGTCGCCAGCGGACGTAGACGTGGAGGCAAAGCATTATGACGATAACGATGAAGAGAACCACAATGGCGATTAGCATTATCTTGCCGCTGAAGGCATAGTCTTTCGATTCCATTTCCATGTTATTGTTGTGTGTGTGAGAATTGAaggtttcttttctttgattgtTATTGCTGGAGTTAGTTGGTTGTGCAAGTAACGTTTATTTATCTTCAATGGTTGTTGCTGTtacttgtgattgtgattactTGGTGCAGTTGACGCGGTTTTGTGGAAATGACGTATATGCCCTTTTCTCTAGCTCGTTAAGTAAAAGGAAATTGTGGTTAATTCCCACTGTTTCAATTGGCTGTGGTGTTAAAACTGGCACTGCAGTTAGATACAGCTAGCAGAAATTTCCTTGTAGGATGGAACTGCTGAATTGTGTCGTGACTAAGGCATTGGTATTGGTCAATGCTTGTTTACTTAACACAAATTAATGATATCCCAGTTTATacgtttaaaatttgaattaatgcaTTGGACTCTGAATATCACAATCCTTCCCCTGTTTATTAATTAACAATTGTCATATTTCTTTACATGATTTTGCTCAATCTTTTACATTCGCAAATGTAATTTCCCAAGATTTTTTGCAATCGTTGCCAAAACATGCACATATCTTATACCTTATTGAAAAGTATATGCAATGCCTGTGGATTACAGTACTTATCAAAACAGAAGAAATTTTTACCTAAACTTCTTCATGTGTTTGAATTCCCAGGAGACTTGGAAAATATAGGCAATGCTtaacgatttttttttatatgtttgaatTCTCATTTAAAGCTTATTAAACGGATATATTCACAATTTTCAATGTAAAAACTTACTATAAGAACATCTCCAAGCCAGCAACTCACTTGGGATGCTTAAAATGGAACCCACGAGTACACATTACTCACTTTCCAATACAAGTATCTTTGAGCATTTAATTCTCAAAATGGAGCAACTCTCTTTGAGTGCTTCCAATGAATtccacaaaaaattatatgtaacgGTCacttttactatatttttttttaacatcttAAAAACAAATAGCACCGTGCTAGCTAAGTAAGTAAGCAACCGATGCTTAAAgagaaaagtaattaataagaGAAAAGTAACTAATGTGTGTGCAGTGAAAAATACTTAGTAGGCAACGTTGCTCAAATGCTTGCAGAGTAATGCGTTAAAGTTGCTCTAAGCAACTCTTTTTGTGCTTTACAAACACATTCTAAGTTGTTCATAGATTCTTAATTAGTGGTTTTCTTATTGcagttaattaaatattaattatcatgtttaaatttgagttaCGAATActttattttcctaaaaaacttgatttggatgcaccaattttatttaaatatgatgATTTTTGCTAACAATTGCAGTATGGTATTTGTTATTAAGGAAttacagtaaaaaaattaaaacatgtacTAAATAAAAGTATTTGGTATCGTAGAATTTTataaagtatttaatatttttcagtaAATGGGATTactaaatgaagaaaatattaatgattCTTATATAATAggcattttatttcaaaatactaTTGTTTAAAGTTAGAAAAGAGTGGCCTACGTCTTGAATTTGAGTTCAAGGgtgtcaaaagtcaaaacagaCAACCTAGTAATCTCGTATGCTCatatatacaataattttataaaatcataatttattattatcataaagataaaaatataaaattttaatatatcatacATATCAAAGAAGATATAATTTAACTTTCAAAttctgtaataaaaaaattataaagagaaTTAGAAACTTGGGTTAAAAGTAGAaagaacaaaatacaaaaaataaggcatttatttataattttatgaaagtTAGAAAAGTTAGAATTGCATTTGTAGACCCTTGCTTGCGTGTAGGTCCGCCACATAGTGTGGATGTCGAAACTTTGGAACCTTAGACTGTGAAAGTGTGATCCTTGTTTTCTAGCAGACGCAGTACAGCCACAACAGCTAGCAAATCTCAATATTACTACTCATAAAAAACACAATAAAGTGGTATTAGACTCAGCCTCGCCAATGAACTTGGTTCATTTGATCTCTTTCTGTCCCCCTCATACACCCACTGATCCATTGGAGGAGAGGCTGGATCTTCCTTTCGGTGTTTGTTGCACACTTTTATCAAAACTCGTGCATTGCTGGCAATCACTACTTGGCCTTTTGACTGcttctttcttttacattttcctCAAAAATTGTCAGTTTTTTAATAGGTCATTCTCAAAATTTtggtttatcatttttaatgcatttttttatttacagaatttgaattgaaaatttatttaaaaattgatgtcaGTTGCATTCTGACCAAGACCAACAGCATACTGATAAAATTGTCATTGTTTGAATTGTAAACAAAACAATTTTGAACAatgtatgattaattattaagaaaaaaaaatctaaaatgattttaaatacaattttagcAAAGCTCCAACAATTAAGCAGATGCGCTGGTATAAAGTGCAACACGAATGGTGCTGCTAGCCTGATTTAGCTAGTTGCGAGGGTCCATGAGTTGTGATAAAATTTATTGGTATAAACactgtttgaaattttaaaaccatTTTTTAATAGTTCGATCCACCAAAATGGTTGGGTTCAAACCACAAAAATAGTttggttttaacttttaaatgcaATTCACCAAATTAAAAAAGCAATTTAGTTGCCCTAGAAtgttatttagtttaatttagcTTGAGAGAATCGTTTTTCCAGTTCTGTTTAATTCTCACACAATTTGGTTCAGTTTTAGCATCCCTGACAAAACCTTAATTTCAATAACATTTAATTCAGAATTCCAGAATGTCAAATTCAATATAgtttgttatatttaaaataaatgttactaCAACATTAACCTTCACTCCGACCGTTGTGCGGTAAGTACCAATATTGTTTTCAGCCGCAAGTTTGTTGTTCGTGTTGTCCTCAATAAAATAGGTTTCATTGATGCATGCGtggtgtttatgataatatcAATTTGTTGACACTGTGAGTTTCTGTTTGTTTAAACCCTAAATTTACTTAGTTGTAAGTAGAAATCCCTTTTTGGATTATACAAACCTAGCATCTCTTGTACAAATCAGTAGTTCCACCTTAGCTCCTCTTCTAGGGCTTTTTTTCATCGTTTCGAAGCTTAGTGCAGAAAAGTCTTCATCCTGTATGCTCCATATATATCCTCTCATCGTTGTATCTAGCATTATATCAGCCGCCACTCCTTTTTGGGTGAGCCTCAAAGCCTTCCTTGCCTGTAATGTCTTATATCAGTCAGTgatcaagagaaaacaatgacAAAGAATAGAGTAAGTTGACTTTGGTTTTTTCTTCCACTTACTAATTTCTATTACTATTAGTacttgctctctctctctctgttttttttttttttttgccaatttTCGTTATTTCTTTTACTCGCTTTGAGTTGAATTTTAGAAATCACTAAATGCTGTAAGAAATCCACAAGTGAGGAATTTAGCAGTGAATGTAAAGTTTATGGAAAGCGGTCTTAAGGTGACACAAATCAAAGAGAATGGGTTGGACAAACTCACCAGGTAACCCCGAAATGCAGTTTGAACAGGTTGAGATTCTTCTGAGTTTTCCTTGCATTGCCCAGTGAGGCAAACAACCTCAGCAGCAACATGAGCAGCAGTAACAGCAGCTTCAGCAACTGCTGCTGAGGCAATGGCCACTGTTAAAGCATGCTTGCTCTGTTCTTTCTCTGCCTCACTTAGTGTTGTTCCTTTTGAGGGTAGTGGAGCTTTAATTGAAGGCAATCTCTTACTCTTTAGCCTTCCAAATATccatttccttcttttctccttcTGAATAAAAAAGTTTTCTGTGTCATGAGAAACAGAATCCAAGTTAAAGACTTAATTTGAAAAGGCTCAAGAGTTAAAGACTCACCTTATCTTGTGTGGAATGTGTCCCCCATATAAAGAGCCTCTTCAGCAGACTAAACCAGCTCTTCTTTTTGGCCATTTAAGGATATCAACACATGGGTCAACTTGAATGTCTGTGATCTAAAAAATTGCCCATAAGCATCCTCTTATACacaagatatcttggtaagttTGTGGTTATCTAATTCCAAACCTCTGACATCTTTAGTAGATGTGTGAAACGTACGATTGGTTGGTGACCAGGCAATGATCTATTTAAGTAATGTAATTGTACAACTCAAACGTTAGACGTGTCCAAAAAGGCGAAACAATTTGCAGAAATTGTCGTAGATTAAGATTCTTATGTGAATAAGTACTGACAGAAAAggccaaacacaaacacatgtACATGAAACAGAACCTTGATTTCGGAGCAAAGTAGTATTAAACATGAATGCACACAAGTCAAGATAGTTGGAAATTGGAAAATATTAGATGAGGAATGTAATGCAGATTTGGAGAGAGATCCAAGTTGATTACTGTAATTCAGAAAACTTGGTGTATGGGAACAAGTGCAGTGCTGTCATTCATTAAATTCAGATGGAATAGCCTTGGAACCAGCAAACATGCTTTATAATATCAGTTACCAAAACCAAGAATGAGCAACTTTGGCTGGATTTCATCAGTGAATGTGCACAAATACCAAGAAGACTCTTCCTTTCCTCTTGAGGGGCAGAAATTCTCCTATTCCTATCCCTGAAATTCTCCACACATCAATGGTTTGGATATGCGAGACTAACTATTTCTGCCTCTATCTCAGCCACCATACAAGGATCATAAATCAGTATCATTTGCAATTCTGGTGATGGAAGCTGGGTTGCATGTCCCAGCATCATGACCCAACCTCCTCATTGAAGATTGAGCCCAGTGATTCCAGATGCGGTGGCTTGACCTTATGCATTAGAGCCTAAGCTCCTCCATAGCTTATGACCCCCACCTGCATTGTGGGTCAAATCTGTTTTGGGAGGATCCAATCAGCAGTAGGTTGATTGGAATTCTTGAAACCAAACTTTTCCTATCTGTCACATGTTCCTCCTCCATACTCATACTAAGGTTTCTCGTATTCTCGATCAACTCATTTGCTAAATGACAACTcttgttctttgtttcttttgcttcctcacCATTGATGCTCTCTCTACAACCTTGATTCTGGTTCTTGATCTCTAATATTGTTGCTGGTTCTTTATGAGATTCATTTTAGAGCTTACGCATGTAAAGTGATAAACAAGTAGAGGGCATGCTTCTGTTTACAAATCCCAGTAGCTCACTTATCAAACTTGTTCAAGTAATAAAATATTGGATTCAGCTACAGCTTCTTAAAGAAGTTTCACCTGTGTCACTTTGTGTCCTGCTCTAAGATGTTTGAGAACTACACAAGATTATTGCCTCTATTGAAGATTGCACATAAGCACAGAGATTATTTCCTGCCACTAAAGCTTCCACCATATCTTTTTTGTCTACAACTCTGGGGCCACAACTATATTTTAAATGAGGTGGAAAATATGGTGGGTAGCAGCTACATACTCAATTTGGAGACTCAGGAATGATATGATTTTCCATAATCAATCCTTTGACATCTCTAAGTTGACAGATAGcatcttatttcttttatggACTTGGCTGAGGGGCTGGGAAAAAGACTTCAAGACCCCTTTCCACTGCTGGTCTTCAGGAATGTCTATAGCTTTTAGCTAGTGTGACACCTAGTAGGGTGCTGTTTGTGTAGGGCGGTTTTTCTCATGATTCACAGGACtctatttatgtattttgtagtacctctggtactaatttaattaatatattatagttttgctttcccaaaaaaaaactatattttaaatgAGAAAGTGCAAGAGATTGGTTGCTAAACTATAGCAGTCAATGTTCAGTAGCTTACAAAGTAATTGTTCAACGGCATATGTATAATCCCCACCACTTCTAGAATAGTATTtcattgttttattatatttaattttttaaaacaatattgtagttgttatatcataaataaattcCATTaagtacttttaattttaattattttttgattttgttctcaATGTATATAACTAATAGTCTATGATATATTTAACTTTTCTGACTTACACTTTTATTTAATGTCTATAATTAAGACTTATTTTCTATCAGCAACccgtataataatttatgaattcGTCCCAGGGAAGACATGACTAGACATCTACTTTCACAATACCAGATTTCtcaaaacattttattctgcagATAGATGCATTCAATAAAGGTTTCAGGACTGTTTTGCTGCATTACTACTAACAATGTAATACAGCCAAATATAATTATCGGTTATCAGCTTGTCTTGTATGGATACCTAAATAAAAGATAGCTTATTTCAAGCAATGATGATGTTGTCATGCTATAGGACTTCCAAGAACTTACTCTTAAACCCAATTACACAGCCTTaagaaagaaaccaaacatttgaactttgaagtaacACCTCATGGACCTGAGGGGATGGTTTGCTGTTGTTGCATTCATAATTTTCCCCTCTTAATATCAGGCATTACAAGTTGGATGATTGTTTCTGTTGAAATTACAAATGCTTCATTTTCTAACCAGTGcatatatcctttttttttgtattgtacCTGAATAAAccattatgttttttaatctgTAAGAATGTATGTATCTTGtctttttattatctattttctctgacttctgcaataaaaaaaacttactagtgaaacataaaataagaaaaaaatcaactttaggAAAGGATACCAAGGTATATGGGCATTTTGTGATTAATGTTTACTATATTTCATATACATTCAGCAAAGTCATATTATATTCTGCATCAGTTAATCCTTGCTTTCATTATCTATTCCCAGCAGCACTACTAGTTCAGTTTGTAACTTGGTATTAGCAAAGATATCTATTTATGTTCTTATTCTCAACAAACAAGATAGCATTATACAGATAAGACTTAAATGCATGTTTCAGTACATATAGCTCTCTGCAGCTCTTAATGGGTCACCATTACCAATCGCAAGAACTAGATTAGCATAGGCAAGCCTCAACTGATCTGGGAGATCCTTCACCTGTCCATAGTCTAGCAAGGCAACCTGAATTGAGGGAAGTTAGTACATTATGATAGTtgagagttaaaaaaaataaattacaacaaATAAGACCCTGATGTGTAGAACTAATTCTCAATATTCTACCCACTATTATGGTCATTTCCATATGTAATTCATCTTGATTAAAACAACTCTACAATAACTATAGGATACTCACCTAGAGATGAAATCACAGTTAAGGAGATATTAGAAAACCAATATAGTTGATGACTTGCCTCTGATCCTTTACAAATCAGGATATTTCCTGGATGAGGATCTGCATGGAAGAATCGACTTTTGAAAATCATTTGACCATATGCTAGAGTCCAACTTTGAAGAATTTTGCTGCACTTTTACTAAAGTTAATAGTGTAATACAGTTaaaaatgcatatgaaaaatCATCTATATTATAAATCTTCAAGGAAGAAGTTGgtgttattgttattaaaacTTCCATCTCCCCTTTGTTATCTGATTCTGACATTTGTGTACACTGTAAAACAATCAGGAGTCAGGACAGCAACCATATACGTTCAAATCTGTTGCAGCTGGGCAGGAAAGGTTCAGGACTCTACACAGTACTTACTATAGAAAAGCACAACGAATCATTCTCGGTATGCTAACTTTATTTTGCCACTATAATCTATCTGATCATGTTCAGCAAGCAAACTGGATCCTTGCATTATCAGCCAGATTAGAGTAACATAGAACCCTAACACTTTCACTGGATACTCATAGTAGCATTTGTTTTTCAACTCAATGTCAATTCAGTCAATTATGAATATCTGGATTGTTGCATGCATGCACTTTATGCAGCACTGTCATGTGGAACCTTCCCTATTGTCAGAGCAACCTAATTAAGCCAgcaattaacaatttaatggACATTCCCTTTGAACTTAATTACCAACTAGCTAGGTTGTGTGGTATTAATATTATCAATCCTATGAAAATGCTAGCAAGCATTTTCATGAAAAATTGGCAATTAATACTAAATAGCTGGGTTGCCAACAAAAACAAATCGGTTTCATAGGAGAGTTGGTAAATACCTGAACTTGaatgttgttttaaaaaaagtggCTGGCTGATGGGTGGGGTGGGCTAGGACAGCCCATTAAATAGGTGCACTTCCtctaactttaatttttctataaaatttggCTGATTGGACCTAGCCACAAGGCCATATTGCCTTTTGGCCCTGGCCCATGTTAATGTTTCTTGGTGTGAAGAATACAACTAACATTTTTTGGGACCAGTATTTTTTGTGAAAAGTGTGAGTGTGAGAGTTCTTAAGGATATCTTCAAGGAGATTCAACTTTTTTATTCTGAATATCTGCTATTTACCGATCTGGAAACTGCCTTACTCAAATTtctatcattaaatattaataaaataacatacttgtaattttttccattttcatttgttttgattgttttaCTGTATAGTTTTTTCATATTCTTAAATGGTTCTCTTGGTTGTTCTACATTTTGTATTAAGCTGAATCTTAGACAGCTTCATCTTTGCCACAACCATAACCTTAGCCTCCAGTTGACATGAGTATATTTCTTAGAAGGTTTCTGGGTTTAAGTTTGTGCattgaattttctttctttttaaaataattagattaataaaaaaaaattgtgctcatattataaaa contains:
- the LOC114420020 gene encoding RING-H2 finger protein ATL2-like, with the protein product MEMESKDYAFSGKIMLIAIVVLFIVIVIMLCLHVYVRWRLVNARRRQHLRRSNRPRFVFYMDPAARIALTRRGLHPSVISTLPVFTFSAANNPTECAVCLSEFENGETGRVLPKCNHSFHTECIDVWFQSHATCPLCRETVEAMPERETRSEVAVIVCETEPVREEVNRSGPVGASSSAAATSLHIETLGCEDGCESESSFRSPVSRILSFKRILSREKKGSVVGVCSSMTELDVEQRGECDSVS